The Vicia villosa cultivar HV-30 ecotype Madison, WI linkage group LG1, Vvil1.0, whole genome shotgun sequence genome includes a region encoding these proteins:
- the LOC131645736 gene encoding uncharacterized protein LOC131645736, whose amino-acid sequence MAGVVPTEMSANSPRRTAQFARNAQGGANTEMKTGILQLVYANPFTGMDHEDPFAHLTKFYEIAGSTGVDAANEESLFKRLFPHSLLGKAKEWYLDQLPNVMIDWNLLEEKFLERYFPQSRFMEAKTAIVVFNQGSSESLNEAWERYKSLLRKCKGHGFDELTQIHLFRNGLQPVHKTLLDATAGGSLMSKSVEEAITIIDRMALNDRQSQHDRSPSQRKPGVLELNTNDAILAQNKLLSHQVELLTQQMTKLPQQMKEIQGYQTRHHVAAYELCNGDHPTGYQRQPPPHNNPYQRNNPGFQPSRFGNQHYQHQSPYQSSNPQGQGQQSQGGSSKLEDTLTQFMQASMANQRSNEAAIKNLENQVGQLAKQLSEQQPGAYFSANTQTNPKEHCKAIVTRSGKEVNSGVNEEFIVEDEEEVIVEDEEEEVIVENEGEKSEEKIEEELVEKERKEKEEREKNDKKVKRNKKRNENMLTKKKKYTDEETIVLDAHCSAIIQKTPPRKEADPGRVILPITIGGNYISNGLVDLGSSINLIPLSVVKRLGNIEMKHTRITLQLADKSIISPYGVVQDMLVKVDKFLFPVDFVVVDMEEDRDVPLILGRPFMKTTRMMIDVDDGIMKVRVQDKEVIFTLFESMKPPKDEHDNFRIDDEKGEIIEVENQFHKEKDKANHEGKTHHKNFKVGQMVLVCNSRLKVFPSKLKSKWSGPFVVKEVRNYGAIVVEDPKTQESWNVKEQRLKGYHDG is encoded by the exons ATGGCGGGTGTTGTTCCAACCGAAATGTCCGCCAATAGTCCAAGGCGCACCGCCCAATTTGCACGCAATGCTCAAGGTGGAGCAAATACGGAGATGAAGACCGGAATCCTCCAACTTGTTTATGCAAATCCATTCACCGGAATGGATCATGAGGACCCCTTTGCAcatctcaccaaattttatgagatTGCGGGTTCGACGGGAGTCGATGCGGCAAATGAAGAATCATTGTTCAAGAGACTATTTCCACACTCATTACTTGGGAAAGCCaaagaatggtatcttgatcaattaccaaatgtgatgataGATTGGAATCTATTGGAAGAAAAGTTTTTAGAACGATATTTTCCTCAATCCCGATTCATGGAGGCCAAAACGGCAATCGTGGTTTTCAACCAAGGAAGCAGCGAATCACTTAATGAGGCTTGGGAAAGATACAAGTCATTGTTGAGAAAGTGCAAGGGGCATGGTTTTGATGAGCTCACACAAATTCATCTATTCCGAAATGGACTTCAACCGGTTCACAAAACGCTtttggatgctaccgcgggtggttctcTTATGTCCAAAAGTGTGGAGGAAGCAATCACTATCATCGATCGAATGGCCCTCAATGATCGACAAAGTCAACATGATCGAAGTCCTTCACAAAggaaaccgggagttcttgaattgaacacCAATGATGCCATCCTTGCGCAAAACAAGCTTCTTTCACATCAAGTGGAGTTACTCACACAACAAATGACCAAACTCCCGCAGCAAATGAAAGAGATTCAAGGATATCAAACTAGGCACCATGTGGCAGCTTATGAACTTTGTAATGGAGATCATCCGACTG ggtatcaaaggcaacctccacctCACAACAATCCTTACCAAAGAAACAACCCAGGATTCCAACCTTCAAGATTCGGCAATCAACACTATCAACATCAAAGTCCTTATCAAAGTTCAAACCCACAAGGCCAAGGTCAACAATCTCAAGGCGGAAGCTCAAAGTTGGAAGATACTCTTacacaattcatgcaagcatccatGGCTAACCAAAGGAGCAATGAAGCGGCCATAAAGAATTTAGAAAATCAAGTGGGCCAACTTGCAAAGCAATTGTCCGAGCAACAACCGGGAGCATATTTTTCCGCCAACACCCAAACCAATccaaaggagcattgcaaagccatTGTTACAAGAAGTGGGAAAGAGGTGAATAGTGGTGTAAATGAAGAGTTTATAGTGGAAGATGAGGAGGAAGTAatagttgaagatgaagaggaggaAGTGATAGTTGAAAATGAGGGAGAAAAGAGTGAGGAGAAAATTGAGGAAGAATTAGTTGAAAAAGagcggaaagaaaaagaagaaagagagaagaatGACAAAAAGGTTAAGAGGAATAAAAAGAGAAATGAGAAC atgctcacaaagaaaaagaagtacaCGGATGAAGAGACAATTGTGCTTGATGCTCATTGTAGTGCAATTATTCAAAAAACTCCCCCAAGAAAGGAAGCCGATCCGGGACGAGTCATTTTACCGATCACCATTGGAGGTAACTACATTAGTAATGGTTTGGTTGATTTGGGGTCTAGCATCAATTTAATACCTTTATCCGTTGTCAAGAGATTGGGGAACATTGAGATGAAACACACCAGGATAACTTTGCAACTAGCCGATAAGTCTATCATTTCACCATATGGAGTTGTACAAGACATGCTGGTAAAGGTGGACAAATTTTTGTTCCCGGTTGATTTTGTGGTAGTCGACATGGAGGAGGATCGTGATGTGCCATTAatacttggaagaccattcatgaagaccacccgaatgatgattgatgtCGATGATGGGATTATGAAAGTAAGGGTGCAAGATAAAGAGGTAATTTTTACTCTTTTTGAGTCTATGAAGCCTCCTAAGGATGAGCATGACAACTTCCGAATCGATGATGAAAAAGGAGAAATCATTGAGGTGGAGAATCAATTTCACAAGGAAAAGGACAAGGCAAATCATGAGGGAAAGACTCATCACAAAAACTTTAAAGTTGGACAAATGGTGCTTGTGTGCAATTCAAGACTCAAGGTGTTTCCTAGCAAGTTAAAGTCAAAGTGGTCGGGGCCATTTGTTGTGAAAGAGGTGCGAAATTATGGAGCCATTGTGGTGGAGGACCCCAAAACACAAGAAAGCTGGAATGTAAAGGAACAAAGACTCAAAGGCTACCACGATGGATAA